From a single Nicotiana tomentosiformis chromosome 2, ASM39032v3, whole genome shotgun sequence genomic region:
- the LOC104091606 gene encoding F-box/kelch-repeat protein At3g06240-like, protein MIFLWITASSRWLSLVSSSVFVLRFFLPVNWYKVMGTHVQEEILMDILSRLPVKSLVRFKCVSEFWNTLISEPYFKKKHLNHAKNQPTFQKMLFLKWSNKDDTFHFYCSSLSLVQLVKDIPRFDCPSNFDLANGVKLYSSCDGLSLIGIWSKPDREQPSILLIWNPSTGESTILPHSKLLKQLGYNDDDDDWGSTYGLAYDSASDDYKVLRIDISRDDNANEIMTLKSGSWRRIDKTSGKAVSCLLFGGEYLAVVHGAFHWLGILSRFCVVSFNISYEVYGEIPLPEILCSLPSTYLNRIHFDGGVSELGGMLYVWYKYDNTFSLWAMKDYGVKESWMKLFSITSTGFRDITPIYKFSDDKVLLSMRVNLTIRIVNRIISIGSFGISNRRWPLDCDDIDGVTINEDGIAYTESLISPRVGL, encoded by the coding sequence ATGATATTTCTCTGGATCACAGCTAGCAGTCGTTGGCTTTCTCTAGTTTCTTCTTCAGTCTTTGTTCTTCGCTTTTTCCTACCTGTGAATTGGTATAAGGTAATGGGAACTCACGTCCAAGAGGAAATACTTATGGACATTCTCAGCAGGCTACCGGTGAAGTCACTTGTTCGTTTCAAGTGTGTTTCAGAATTTTGGAATACATTGATCTCTGAACCTTATTTTAAGAAGAAACATCTCAACCATGCCAAGAATCAACCGACTTTCCAAAAGATGCTTTTTTTAAAATGGTCCAATAAGGATGATACTTTTCACTTCTATTGTTCTTCTTTATCCTTGGTTCAACTTGTTAAGGATATCCCTAGATTTGATTGTCCTTCAAATTTTGATTTAGCAAATGGTGTAAAACTCTATTCTAGTTGTGATGGTTTGTCTCTCATCGGGATTTGGAGTAAACCTGATCGGGAACAACCTTCAATATTATTGATATGGAACCCCTCCACAGGAGAATCAACAATACTTCCCCATTCAAAATTGTTAAAACAGTTGGGATataatgatgatgacgatgattgGGGATCTACTTATGGATTGGCTTATGACTCTGCTAGTGATGACTATAAAGTCCTTAGAATTGACATATCTAGAGATGACAATGCAAATGAAATTATGACATTGAAAAGTGGTTCCTGGAGAAGAATTGATAAAACCTCAGGTAAGGCAGTTAGTTGTTTGTTGTTTGGTGGGGAGTATTTGGCAGTTGTACATGGAGCATTTCATTGGCTTGGTATCTTATCAAGGTTTTGTGTGGTTTCATTTAATATATCATATGAGGTATACGGAGAGATACCATTGCCGGAGATACTGTGCTCGCTCCCTTCAACCTACTTGAATCGCATTCATTTTGATGGGGGCGTATCAGAATTGGGAGGAATGCTTTATGTTTGGTATAAGTACGACAACACTTTCAGTTTATGGGCAATGAAAGATTATGGTGTTAAAGAATCTTGGATGAAGTTGTTTAGTATAACAAGTACCGGATTTCGTGATATCACACCCATATATAAGTTTTCAGATGATAAAGTGCTGCTCAGCATGAGAGTTAATTTAACAATAAGAATTGTAAATAGGATAATATCTATTGGATCATTTGGAATAAGCAATCGAAGATGGCCTCTAGATTGTGATGATATTGATGGAGTTACTATTAATGAGGATGGCATTGCTTATACGGAAAGTCTGATCTCTCCCCGAGTGGGTCTTTAA